Proteins encoded in a region of the Triticum dicoccoides isolate Atlit2015 ecotype Zavitan chromosome 3A, WEW_v2.0, whole genome shotgun sequence genome:
- the LOC119267965 gene encoding rab escort protein 1-like: MADASVAGGSMDDYPTIDPTSFDVVLCGTGLPESILAAACAAAGKTVLHVDPDPFYGSFYSSIPLPSVPSILSPNSSTPCPPSTTASSSATAAYTAVDLERRSLYSEVETSGTVPEPSRRFTVDLVGPRVLYCADEAVDLLLRSGGSHHVEFKSVEGGSLIYWDGALCPVPDSRQAIFMDSTHRSKEKLNLRDNLKEKTLLFRFFKLVQSHIATSSSGDKDGEGEASGKISEEDLDLPFIEFLKKQQLQPKIRAVVLYAIAMADYDQDAADSCEKLLTTRDGIKTLALYSSSIGRFANAQGAFIYPMYGHGELPQAFCRFAAVKGALYVLRMPVTALLMDQEKKRYIGTRLASGQDLLCQQLILGPSYKIPSLDMPADASDSNLTRKVARGVCIISSSIKEASSNVLVVFPPKSLQEQQATAVRALQLSSNVAVCPPGMFMIYLSTPCTDAFTGKQYINKAMEVLFSTQASDDSEGHLETTSKNIEDTKPVLIWSCVYVQEITQGTSGTVLSCPMPDENLDYRDILESTKQLFTDTYPDEEFLPRNAAPKYADDDSDLAE; encoded by the exons ATGGCTGACGCCTCCGTCGCCGGCGGTTCCATGGACGACTACCCAACCATCGACCCAACCTCTTTCGACGTGGTCCTCTGCGGCACCGGCCTCCCGGAGTCCATCCTCGCCGCTGCCTGCGCGGCCGCCGGGAAGACCGTCCTCCACGTCGACCCCGACCCCTTCTACGGCtccttctactcctccatcccgctCCCTTCCGTCCCCTCCATCCTCTCCCCCAACTCCTCCACCCCTTGTCCtccctcaaccacagcctcctcgtCCGCCACCGCCGCATACACCGCCGTCGATCTCGAGCGCCGCAGTCTGTACTCGGAGGTTGAGACCTCGGGGACGGTTCCCGAACCGTCCAGGCGCTTCACGGTCGACCTGGTGGGTCCCAGGGTGCTGTACTGCGCCGACGAGGCCGTGGACCTTCTTCTGAGGTCAGGAGGAAGCCACCATGTGGAGTTCAAGAGCGTGGAAGGGGGTAGCCTCATCTACTGGGATGGTGCGCTCTGCCCGGTGCCAGACTCTAGGCAGGCCATCTTCATGGACAGCACACATCGGTCAAAGGAGAAGCTTAATCTTAGGGATAATCTTAAGGAGAAGACCCTCTTGTTCAGATTCTTCAAGCTTGTCCAGTCACACATTGCCACATCGTCTTCTGGTGATAAGGATGGGGAGGGCGAAGCCTCTGGTAAGATATCCGAGGAGGACTTGGACCTCCCCTTCATCGAATTCCTCAAGAAACAGCAGCTTCAACCCAAGATTAGAGC GGTTGTGCTATATGCAATAGCCATGGCAGATTATGATCAAGATGCTGCAGACTCATGCGAGAAATTGCTAACGACGAGAGATGGAATCAAGACCCTAGCTCTTTATTCCTCGTCCATTGGGAG gtttgctaatGCCCAAGGTGCTTTCATTTATCCTATGTATGGGCATGGCGAGCTACCGCAAGCTTTCTGTCGCTTTGCTGCTGTTAAGGGTGCCCTATAT GTGTTGAGGATGCCAGTCACAGCCCTTCTCATGGACCAG GAAAAGAAGCGTTATATAGGCACCAGATTGGCTTCTGGTCAGGATCTTTTGTGCCAGCAGTTGATACTAGGTCCCTCATACAAAATTCCTTCATTGGACATGCCAGCTGATGCTTCAGACTCCAACTTGACGAGAAAAGTTGCCAGGGGAGTATGCATAATCAGCAGCTCCATAAAAGAGGCTTCATCAAATGTTCTGGTTGTTTTCCCCCCAAAAT CATTACAAGAGCAGCAAGCTACAGCTGTTCGGGCGCTTCAGCTGAGCAGCAATGTAGCAGTATGCCCTCCTGGAAT GTTCATGATATATCTGTCTACTCCCTGTACCGATGCCTTTACGGGAAAGCAGTACATAAACAAGGCTATGGAGGTTCTTTTCAGTACTCAGGCTTCAGATGATTCAGAAGGCCATTTGGAGACAACCAGCAAAAACATCGAGGATACAAAGCCAGTGCTAATCTGGAGTTGTGTGTATGTTCAAGAGATCACACAG GGAACATCTGGTACTGTATTGTCATGCCCCATGCCTGATGAAAACCTGGACTACAGAGATATACTGGAATCAACAAAACAG TTATTCACAGATACTTATCCTGACGAAGAATTCCTGCCTAGAAACGCAGCTCCTAAATATGCCGATGATGACTCTGATCTTGCAGAGTAG